The genomic window GCCGCGCCCTGCTCCGGGGCGCTGACCTTGCCGCCCAGGATGTCCTTGACGACGCTGTCGCTCGCCTTCTGGCTGAGCGTGCCGTCCTGCTCGACGGGCAGCAGGGCGGTCTTGTAGTCGCCGCCCTTGGCGTACTCGGACAGCTTGGCGAGCGACGCCCCCAGGTCCTTCTCGGGCAGGGAGGGATCGAGGATCTGTGCCAGGGTCTCGATGGTCACCGTCGCCCCCTGCGGGTCGCTCGAGATCTTCCGCAGGACTCCGTACATCACCTGGCCGAACCGCTGCAGCTGCTCGGCGTCGGCCTCACCGGGGCCGCGGTAGGTGGCGTAGGCGACGGCCATGCGGCCGTTGAGGGTCTGCTTCTCGCCCTTCTTCACCAGCGGCGGCTCGCCCTTCTTGGCCGCGGGGATCTGGGCGTTGGTGTCGATGTCGATGCCACCGACGAGCTCGACGAGGTTCTCCAGGTAGGGGGTGTCGAGCCGCCAGGTGCCGGTGATCCCGGTGCCGAGGAGGCTGCCGATCGCCTCGCGGGTGCCGGTGGAGCCGTCCTCGTCGACGGACTTGCCGAGGGTGGTGGCGGTGCCCTCGTCACTGGCGACGGAGAGCGAGTTCGGGAGGAGGACGGTGGTGCCCTGCTTGGTGGTCTCGTTGTCGACGAGGAGGGCCGTGGAGGTGCCGCCCTGCTTGGTGTTGTGCAGATGCACCACGATCATGTCGCGCTTCTGGGGTCCCGTGGCGGTGTTCTGTCCGGTCCCGGATTCGCCGGCGCCTGGCAGTTTGCCGGTGTACCAGAGGTAGCCGACGCCGCCTACGGCCACGAGGACCAGGACGACGAAGAGCGCGACGACGCGGTTGCGCCCACGTCGCTTGGCCTCTTCGCGTCGCTCGGAACGGCTCTCGGTGAACTTGAGCCAGTCGATAACGTCCTCGGAGTCCTCGTCCTGCTCCTCGATGAACGAGAACTGCTCGGTGCGGTAGTCGCGGTCGGCCTCGTCCGGAGCGGGGCGGCGCTGTCCGGGTACGGCGGCGGGTCGCTCCGGTCCGCCGCGGGGGGCCTGCGAGGGCTGAGGG from Streptomyces formicae includes these protein-coding regions:
- a CDS encoding LCP family protein: MNDQQNPYDPYYPQQPQIIGYDEYGRPVYQQPQHSQQPQGYDPYAQQQQQPQAQQGQPQGYGYDPYAAQPHQPQQSQGYDPYGQQGRQSHQTQPGYGYDGYGHDTGQQAAVDTTQQWSVPPQQPPAPPHPRAPQPSQAPRGGPERPAAVPGQRRPAPDEADRDYRTEQFSFIEEQDEDSEDVIDWLKFTESRSERREEAKRRGRNRVVALFVVLVLVAVGGVGYLWYTGKLPGAGESGTGQNTATGPQKRDMIVVHLHNTKQGGTSTALLVDNETTKQGTTVLLPNSLSVASDEGTATTLGKSVDEDGSTGTREAIGSLLGTGITGTWRLDTPYLENLVELVGGIDIDTNAQIPAAKKGEPPLVKKGEKQTLNGRMAVAYATYRGPGEADAEQLQRFGQVMYGVLRKISSDPQGATVTIETLAQILDPSLPEKDLGASLAKLSEYAKGGDYKTALLPVEQDGTLSQKASDSVVKDILGGKVSAPEQGAAVRVGVRNASGEADATEDARIVLVNGGYAFVDAGKAESTSTSQVLYGDAAQKAKAVEVAKTLGLPESAVEKGKTAANADVTVVLGKDYGTKG